One Candidatus Limnocylindrales bacterium genomic window carries:
- a CDS encoding branched-chain amino acid ABC transporter substrate-binding protein codes for MRKFLLLILMGTLIPGLMAANAYPAEEVIKLGLAGPLTGDQGAFGEQLKNGGTIAMEEWNEKGGVLGKKIEIIWGDDQHDPKQAVAVANKFVNEGVVGVIGHFNSSCSIPASTVYAKVPIPQITPASTNPQFTDRKLKNVFRVCGRDDQQGAVAADFIVNTLKKTKVAVFHDKTTYGQGLADETVKGLKKLGVEPVFYTGIVQGDKDYTAVLTAAKQKNPEVLYFGGIHPEAILLAKQSKDLGLNTIFVSGDGVFIQEFIDGAGPAAEGAYISFTPDQEKIPEAQPFIKKFKEKFPQAKEVGAYTIYSYVATNILLEAIKGTASTDGNKLIDYIHKTKFNTALGPIQFDEKGDVLESPYVFWQVKNGKFVQVQELKKK; via the coding sequence ATGAGAAAATTTCTCTTGCTTATTTTGATGGGAACCCTAATTCCAGGGTTGATGGCTGCAAATGCCTACCCAGCAGAAGAGGTTATTAAATTGGGGCTGGCAGGTCCCCTCACCGGGGATCAGGGGGCTTTTGGGGAGCAATTGAAAAACGGAGGCACCATTGCCATGGAAGAATGGAATGAAAAAGGAGGTGTTCTCGGAAAAAAGATTGAGATCATCTGGGGAGACGATCAGCATGATCCCAAACAGGCTGTGGCGGTTGCCAACAAGTTTGTCAATGAAGGGGTTGTTGGGGTCATAGGCCATTTCAACTCCAGTTGTTCTATTCCGGCCTCAACGGTTTATGCCAAGGTTCCTATCCCCCAAATCACTCCGGCTTCTACCAATCCTCAATTTACAGATCGTAAACTAAAAAATGTATTTCGAGTCTGCGGTCGGGATGACCAACAGGGGGCTGTTGCAGCAGATTTTATCGTCAATACCCTTAAGAAAACGAAAGTAGCCGTCTTCCACGATAAAACCACGTACGGTCAGGGGTTAGCCGATGAGACCGTCAAAGGCCTCAAAAAGTTAGGTGTTGAGCCGGTTTTCTATACCGGAATTGTCCAGGGGGATAAGGATTATACGGCGGTTTTAACTGCTGCCAAACAGAAAAATCCGGAGGTTCTCTATTTTGGAGGGATTCATCCTGAAGCCATTTTGCTGGCTAAACAATCCAAAGATCTGGGGTTGAACACCATTTTTGTAAGCGGAGACGGGGTCTTCATCCAGGAATTTATCGATGGTGCAGGACCTGCAGCTGAAGGAGCTTATATCAGCTTTACCCCGGACCAGGAAAAAATTCCAGAAGCCCAGCCTTTCATTAAAAAATTTAAAGAAAAATTCCCCCAAGCCAAAGAGGTAGGAGCTTATACCATCTACAGCTATGTGGCAACCAATATTCTCCTGGAGGCTATTAAAGGCACGGCCAGCACCGACGGAAATAAATTAATCGACTATATCCATAAGACCAAATTTAATACCGCCTTAGGACCGATCCAGTTCGATGAAAAGGGTGATGTTCTGGAATCACCCTATGTATTTTGGCAGGTCAAAAACGGAAAATTCGTTCAGGTTCAAGAGTTGAAGAAAAAATGA
- a CDS encoding ABC transporter ATP-binding protein: MRLLETRKLAKYFGGLKAIENLDFYIDEGEIVGLIGPNGAGKTTFFNCVTGMYPPTKGEIVIHTKYTSGPIQIYSSSSRKIVKPNQITKWGLARTFQNIRLFADMTALENVMTGAHCRLHSGVLGSIFRTPKVLKEERDLASKSMDLLHFVGLRDKAWMLAKNLPYGDQRRLEIARALSTDPHLLLLDEPAAGMNPQETKVLMSLIDKIRARDITVLLIEHHMKLVMGISDRIVVLDHGEKISEGSPKEVQKDPKVIEAYLGKEISHG; encoded by the coding sequence ATGCGGTTACTAGAAACCCGAAAGCTTGCGAAATACTTCGGCGGTCTTAAAGCTATTGAAAATCTCGATTTTTATATCGATGAAGGGGAAATTGTAGGATTGATCGGCCCTAACGGGGCCGGGAAAACAACTTTTTTCAATTGTGTGACCGGCATGTACCCCCCCACCAAGGGAGAAATTGTTATCCATACCAAATATACCTCAGGTCCTATTCAGATTTATTCTTCTTCCTCTCGAAAGATCGTCAAACCTAACCAGATTACCAAATGGGGCCTTGCCCGGACTTTTCAGAATATTCGCCTCTTTGCCGATATGACGGCCCTGGAAAATGTAATGACCGGAGCCCATTGTCGACTGCATTCCGGAGTTTTGGGGTCTATTTTCAGAACCCCTAAGGTTCTAAAAGAAGAAAGGGACCTTGCCTCTAAGTCCATGGATTTACTTCATTTTGTAGGACTTCGGGATAAAGCCTGGATGCTGGCCAAAAATCTCCCCTATGGAGACCAACGACGCCTGGAGATTGCCCGTGCCCTCAGTACCGATCCGCATCTCCTTTTACTCGATGAGCCAGCAGCCGGTATGAATCCCCAGGAAACCAAGGTGCTGATGTCCCTCATCGATAAGATTCGGGCTCGGGACATCACGGTTTTGCTCATCGAACACCATATGAAACTGGTCATGGGGATCTCGGATCGGATCGTTGTTCTGGATCACGGTGAAAAAATCTCAGAAGGGTCTCCTAAGGAGGTTCAGAAAGATCCCAAAGTCATTGAAGCTTATCTGGGAAAAGAGATTTCACACGGTTAA
- a CDS encoding branched-chain amino acid ABC transporter permease: protein MSFLEYIIQQLINGLTIGAVYALIALGYTMVYGIIELINFAHGEIYMIGAYIGIITLGVLSMQGLTQNSLALAMGIVLVVSMVYCAAYGFTMERIAYRPLRQAPRLSPLITALGMSIFLQNYVMLTQGARDKFFPPLFTGGINIDEVRISYIQVFIMVISVLLMIALQLFIKNTRLGKAMRATAQDKKMASLVGINIDRVISITFIIGSSLAAVAGIMVGMYYGLVNFYIGYVAGLKAFTAAVLGGVGNIAGAMLGGFLLGLLEAFAAGFIPPPHGAQYKDVFAFAILVLVLIFRPSGLLGEQVAEKI from the coding sequence ATGTCTTTTCTTGAATATATTATCCAGCAGTTGATTAACGGACTTACAATCGGGGCCGTTTATGCACTTATTGCCCTGGGATATACTATGGTCTATGGAATTATCGAGTTGATCAATTTTGCCCATGGAGAGATTTACATGATCGGGGCATATATAGGGATTATTACGCTGGGAGTTTTAAGCATGCAAGGTCTGACCCAGAACAGCCTTGCACTGGCCATGGGAATTGTCCTGGTGGTTTCCATGGTATATTGCGCCGCCTACGGGTTTACCATGGAACGAATCGCCTATCGCCCTCTCCGTCAGGCCCCCAGGTTATCACCCCTCATTACAGCCCTGGGTATGTCTATTTTTTTACAAAATTACGTCATGCTGACCCAGGGGGCTCGAGATAAATTCTTTCCCCCCTTATTTACAGGTGGGATTAATATAGATGAAGTTCGCATATCCTACATCCAGGTTTTTATCATGGTGATCTCGGTCCTTCTGATGATAGCCCTCCAGTTATTTATTAAAAATACTCGATTAGGTAAGGCCATGCGGGCGACTGCCCAAGATAAGAAAATGGCCAGTCTGGTAGGAATCAACATTGATCGGGTGATCTCTATAACTTTCATTATCGGATCGTCCTTAGCCGCCGTTGCAGGGATTATGGTGGGAATGTATTATGGATTGGTCAATTTTTATATCGGTTATGTGGCAGGTTTAAAAGCTTTCACGGCGGCTGTATTGGGTGGGGTTGGAAACATTGCTGGAGCCATGCTGGGAGGATTTCTTTTGGGTTTACTGGAAGCCTTTGCAGCCGGATTTATTCCTCCTCCCCATGGAGCTCAGTATAAGGATGTTTTTGCCTTTGCCATTTTAGTTTTAGTTTTGATATTTAGACCTTCAGGTCTATTAGGCGAACAGGTCGCGGAGAAGATATAG
- a CDS encoding PHP-associated domain-containing protein, which yields MTQSRKLKADFHLHTSEDPEDLFIRHSSTELIDKAAEYGFDVLAITLHNRQLYTDYLKNYALDRGILLIPGMEATIEGKHILLLNMNCDLSKIRRIQDLNRYTGEDTLVIAAHPFFPDSKCLGSKLEKNIEVFNAIEYSHFYLKKINFNEKAVQVATKYQLPLVGTSDTHILHQFGKTFSLVEADPEIGSVIEAIKKRRIEVVSQALTPTYAATTMLQLKSGIIKKIERKLKKFFSSR from the coding sequence ATGACGCAATCCAGAAAACTGAAAGCCGATTTTCATTTACATACTTCCGAGGATCCGGAGGATCTTTTTATTCGACATAGCTCTACAGAGCTCATTGATAAGGCAGCCGAATATGGGTTTGATGTGTTGGCCATTACCCTTCATAACCGACAACTTTATACCGATTATTTGAAAAATTATGCTTTGGATCGAGGGATACTCCTGATCCCAGGAATGGAAGCAACCATCGAAGGCAAGCATATTCTTCTTCTTAATATGAACTGCGATTTAAGCAAAATCCGAAGGATTCAGGATTTAAATCGATATACCGGTGAAGATACCCTGGTTATCGCAGCCCATCCCTTCTTTCCAGATTCTAAATGCCTGGGATCCAAACTAGAAAAGAATATAGAGGTTTTTAACGCTATCGAGTATAGCCATTTTTATCTAAAAAAAATCAATTTCAATGAAAAGGCCGTACAGGTGGCGACTAAATATCAACTACCCCTGGTAGGCACCTCGGATACCCACATCCTACATCAATTCGGTAAGACTTTCTCCCTGGTGGAGGCCGATCCAGAAATCGGTTCGGTGATTGAAGCAATTAAAAAAAGACGGATTGAAGTCGTCAGTCAGGCCTTAACTCCCACCTATGCCGCAACGACCATGCTTCAATTGAAATCCGGGATTATCAAGAAGATAGAAAGGAAATTAAAGAAGTTCTTTTCGTCCCGGTAA